In one window of uncultured Acetobacteroides sp. DNA:
- the lpdA gene encoding dihydrolipoyl dehydrogenase yields MEYDVIIIGAGPAGYVAAIRAAQVGLKTAIIEKKYIGGMCLNWGCIPSKSIIESAKLFNRMKNSAEFGIEGVDPKALTFRWDKVKARSQKITRKLTSGIGFLLKKNGVDVIMGEAKITGSGSVVVDNRSITAKSIIIATGSYPAPLSDKLSNSPVVHLERIFELKEIPENIVVYGKGIMSIEMAQFFQLIGKSVAVVSEDSEFFPGIDEYLQTFITRKLKADGIPFVVGDPVEKYEDGYLYVKDKKIACDALVNSSFRNAIIPESQPALSLDEQGFIAVNDRFETSIPGVYAIGDVNGKSFLAHIASAQGLWLVNHLKGIHTEFAIHKYPLNFYTVPEIAQIGLTEQQIKDDGIEYKVSEFPLTANGKALIEGNTEGFIRMLSDKKYGEVLGVQIVAEHATDMIAEASAYLQMEGTVYDVAQTIHAHPSVSEIFMEAGFEAVDKAIHK; encoded by the coding sequence ATGGAATACGACGTAATCATCATAGGCGCTGGTCCTGCCGGCTACGTAGCCGCAATCAGAGCCGCACAGGTGGGGTTGAAAACCGCCATCATCGAAAAGAAATACATCGGCGGGATGTGCCTAAACTGGGGCTGCATACCCTCCAAGTCCATCATCGAAAGCGCGAAGCTGTTCAACAGGATGAAGAACAGTGCAGAGTTTGGCATCGAAGGTGTTGATCCAAAAGCGCTGACGTTTCGCTGGGATAAGGTGAAGGCTCGCTCGCAGAAGATCACCCGGAAGCTTACCTCGGGCATCGGCTTCCTGCTCAAAAAGAATGGAGTCGACGTTATTATGGGCGAAGCCAAAATCACAGGCAGCGGCTCGGTGGTGGTGGATAACCGGAGCATCACCGCCAAGAGCATCATCATTGCAACTGGCTCCTACCCTGCCCCGCTTAGCGATAAGCTCAGCAACTCCCCGGTGGTTCATCTCGAGAGGATTTTCGAACTCAAGGAGATCCCCGAAAACATTGTTGTTTACGGCAAGGGCATCATGTCGATAGAGATGGCGCAGTTCTTCCAGCTAATCGGGAAATCGGTTGCCGTTGTTTCGGAGGATAGCGAGTTCTTCCCCGGCATCGACGAGTACCTGCAAACCTTCATCACCCGAAAACTTAAGGCCGATGGCATTCCTTTCGTGGTGGGCGATCCCGTCGAAAAGTACGAGGATGGCTACCTGTACGTGAAGGATAAAAAGATTGCCTGCGATGCGCTTGTCAACAGCAGCTTCCGCAACGCCATCATCCCCGAAAGCCAACCTGCGCTATCGCTCGACGAGCAGGGCTTTATTGCCGTCAACGACCGCTTCGAGACCAGCATCCCGGGTGTTTATGCCATTGGCGATGTTAACGGAAAGAGTTTCTTGGCGCACATCGCCTCGGCACAAGGGCTGTGGCTGGTTAACCATCTGAAGGGTATCCATACGGAGTTTGCCATCCATAAGTACCCGCTAAACTTCTACACCGTTCCGGAGATTGCGCAGATTGGGCTAACCGAGCAGCAGATTAAGGACGATGGCATCGAGTACAAGGTGAGCGAGTTCCCACTAACCGCCAACGGCAAGGCTCTAATAGAAGGCAACACCGAAGGGTTCATCCGCATGCTTTCCGACAAGAAGTACGGCGAAGTGCTCGGCGTACAGATTGTAGCCGAACACGCCACCGACATGATTGCCGAGGCATCGGCCTACCTACAGATGGAGGGCACCGTTTACGATGTGGCGCAAACCATCCACGCCCACCCTTCGGTGTCGGAAATTTTTATGGAGGCCGGATTCGAGGCGGTGGATAAGGCGATACATAAGTAA